The following coding sequences lie in one Musa acuminata AAA Group cultivar baxijiao chromosome BXJ1-8, Cavendish_Baxijiao_AAA, whole genome shotgun sequence genomic window:
- the LOC135588291 gene encoding probable E3 ubiquitin-protein ligase XERICO, with protein sequence MVTLTGKVGEVPEGRGGCGSTERQSGKRIPRCLRRRRIKSINAATGLVLSPPTPLCPLRSSKRSLFEEGRAENSRSKQTARLGDGNPTVGSRNPTDMGLSSLPTPSESVLTLVLVNTAITVSILKELLRSALHLLRLRATPRPQPALASPGPPEPSLADRFRSQSSPMRFGSAFGLRRPASADCRVCLAGFDAESVVNRLPCGHLFHAACLETWLDYRHTTCPLCRTHVLQEERPAVPSSSFLSWL encoded by the exons ATGGTGACCTTAACCGGTAAAGTTGGCGAAGTTCCAGAAGGGCGAGGCGGCTGCGGGAGTACAGAAAGGCAAAGCGGTAAGCGGATTCCCCGTTGCCTCCGACGAAGGAGGATTAAATCTATAAATGCAGCCACCGGGCTTGTGCTCTCTCCCCCAACTCCGCTTTGTCCCCTCCGGAGCTCGAagaggagcctcttcgaagaaggaagGGCGGAGAATAGCAG ATCGAAACAAACTGCTCGCCTTGGGGACGGAAATCCGACCGTGGGATCCCGCAATCCGACGGACATGGGGCTCTCCAGCCTGCCGACCCCATCCGAGAGCGTGCTCACTCTCGTTCTCGTCAACACCGCCATCACCGTCTCCATCTTGAAGGAGCTCCTCCGCTCCGCCCTCCACCTCCTCCGCCTCCGCGCCACGCCGCGGCCACAGCCGGCACTCGCCTCACCGGGGCCGCCGGAGCCCAGCCTCGCCGACCGGTTCCGCAGCCAGTCCAGTCCGATGCGGTTCGGGTCCGCGTTCGGGCTCCGTCGCCCCGCTTCCGCGGACTGCCGGGTCTGCCTCGCCGGCTTCGACGCCGAGTCGGTGGTGAACCGGCTCCCTTGTGGGCACCTTTTCCACGCCGCCTGCCTGGAGACGTGGCTCGACTATAGACATACCACGTGTCCACTCTGTAGGACCCACGTCCTCCAGGAAGAGCGCCCCGCCGTCCCCTCCTCGTCCTTTTTGTCTTGGCTTTAG
- the LOC103996241 gene encoding nudix hydrolase 10 isoform X2 translates to MLRCRPPVLGLGAVALCFPTKRCLIQSSKIPNSPLKPLSSPISFTRDLPGRARSQLNTRSLLSGANPSSTATSAPAQRGEEVEILPATNDNHGGVIVEMKDPMDSRTFVFSLRASLEIWRQQGKKGVWVKLPIELSNLVQPTVEEGFRYHHAEPSYVMLVYWIPDTENTLPVNATHRVGVGAFVMNDKREVLAVQEKSGKFHGSGVWKFPTGVVEPGEDISAGAVREVKEETGINTEFIEVLAFRQSHKSFFNKSDLFFICMLRPLSFDIRKQDSEIEAAESASFGARAVGSQLQLCRILGSLLGNRTPNSSEHKWVREKLLCELTPILILHVGLNHKLSFMVSLNSAFGLSHSCFSLLLDQK, encoded by the exons ATGCTAAGATGTCGCCCTCCGGTGCTCGGACTTGGAGCCGTCGCCCTTTGCTTCCCTACCAAGCGGTGTTTGATCCAATCTTCCAAAATCCCCAACTCCCCGTTGAAGCCCTTGTCCTCTCCGATTAGCTTTACAAGAG ATCTCCCTGGTAGAGCCAGAAGCCAACTCAACACAAGATCGTTGCTGAGTGGAGCAAATCCATCGTCAACTGCAACCTCAGCACCGGCTCAACGGGGGGAGGAAGTTGAAATATTACCAGCGACCAATGATAATCATGGAGGTGTCATTGTTGAAATGAAGGACCCAATGGACTCCAGAACTTTTGTGTTCTCCTTACGAGCATCCTTGGAAATTTGGAGGCAGCAG GGAAAGAAAGGTGTTTGGGTTAAATTGCCAATTGAGCTTTCGAATCTTGTTCAACCTACTGTTGAG GAAGGGTTCCGGTATCACCATGCAGAGCCAAGTTATGTGATGCTTGTATATTGGATCCCTGATACTGAAAATACATTACCAGTGAATGCTACACACCGTGTGGGTGTTGGTGCTTTTGTGATGAATGACAAAAGAGAA GTCTTGGCAGTCCAGGAAAAAAGTGGCAAGTTCCATGGATCAGGCGTATGGAAGTTTCCTACTGGAGTTGTAGAGCCG GGTGAAGATATATCTGCTGGGGCAGTAAGGGAAGTCAAAGAAGAGACAGGA ATCAACACCGAGTTCATTGAAGTACTTGCATTCAG GCAAAGTCACAAATCCTTCTTCAACAAGTCAGATTTGTTCTTCATATGCATGCTGCGACCGCTTTCGTTTGATATCCGGAAGCAAGATTCAGAGATTGAGGCTGCTGAG TCAGCTTCATTTGGTGCTCGGGctgttggttctcaacttcagctctGTAGAATCCTGGGAAGTCTGCTGG GCAATCGGACTCCAAATAGCAGTGAGCATAAATGGGTGAGGGAGAAACTGTTATGTGAGTTGACTCCAATCCTAATTCTCCATGTTGGACTAAATCACAAATTGAGTTTTATGGTGTCATTGAATAGTGCTTTTGGTTTAAGTCACAGTTGTTTTTCTTTATTATTGGACCAAAAATAA
- the LOC103996241 gene encoding nudix hydrolase 10 isoform X4: MLRCRPPVLGLGAVALCFPTKRCLIQSSKIPNSPLKPLSSPISFTRDLPGRARSQLNTRSLLSGANPSSTATSAPAQRGEEVEILPATNDNHGGVIVEMKDPMDSRTFVFSLRASLEIWRQQGKKGVWVKLPIELSNLVQPTVEEGFRYHHAEPSYVMLVYWIPDTENTLPVNATHRVGVGAFVMNDKREVLAVQEKSGKFHGSGVWKFPTGVVEPGEDISAGAVREVKEETGINTEFIEVLAFRQSHKSFFNKSDLFFICMLRPLSFDIRKQDSEIEAAEIT, translated from the exons ATGCTAAGATGTCGCCCTCCGGTGCTCGGACTTGGAGCCGTCGCCCTTTGCTTCCCTACCAAGCGGTGTTTGATCCAATCTTCCAAAATCCCCAACTCCCCGTTGAAGCCCTTGTCCTCTCCGATTAGCTTTACAAGAG ATCTCCCTGGTAGAGCCAGAAGCCAACTCAACACAAGATCGTTGCTGAGTGGAGCAAATCCATCGTCAACTGCAACCTCAGCACCGGCTCAACGGGGGGAGGAAGTTGAAATATTACCAGCGACCAATGATAATCATGGAGGTGTCATTGTTGAAATGAAGGACCCAATGGACTCCAGAACTTTTGTGTTCTCCTTACGAGCATCCTTGGAAATTTGGAGGCAGCAG GGAAAGAAAGGTGTTTGGGTTAAATTGCCAATTGAGCTTTCGAATCTTGTTCAACCTACTGTTGAG GAAGGGTTCCGGTATCACCATGCAGAGCCAAGTTATGTGATGCTTGTATATTGGATCCCTGATACTGAAAATACATTACCAGTGAATGCTACACACCGTGTGGGTGTTGGTGCTTTTGTGATGAATGACAAAAGAGAA GTCTTGGCAGTCCAGGAAAAAAGTGGCAAGTTCCATGGATCAGGCGTATGGAAGTTTCCTACTGGAGTTGTAGAGCCG GGTGAAGATATATCTGCTGGGGCAGTAAGGGAAGTCAAAGAAGAGACAGGA ATCAACACCGAGTTCATTGAAGTACTTGCATTCAG GCAAAGTCACAAATCCTTCTTCAACAAGTCAGATTTGTTCTTCATATGCATGCTGCGACCGCTTTCGTTTGATATCCGGAAGCAAGATTCAGAGATTGAGGCTGCTGAG ATTACTTGA
- the LOC103996241 gene encoding nudix hydrolase 2 isoform X3, which produces MLRCRPPVLGLGAVALCFPTKRCLIQSSKIPNSPLKPLSSPISFTRDLPGRARSQLNTRSLLSGANPSSTATSAPAQRGEEVEILPATNDNHGGVIVEMKDPMDSRTFVFSLRASLEIWRQQGKKGVWVKLPIELSNLVQPTVEEGFRYHHAEPSYVMLVYWIPDTENTLPVNATHRVGVGAFVMNDKREVLAVQEKSGKFHGSGVWKFPTGVVEPGEDISAGAVREVKEETGINTEFIEVLAFRQSHKSFFNKSDLFFICMLRPLSFDIRKQDSEIEAAEWIPIQQFAAQPFAQKHELLKYIINLGLAKAEKGYAGFSPICIKSAFTSRRSCLYLNTRDLNQPS; this is translated from the exons ATGCTAAGATGTCGCCCTCCGGTGCTCGGACTTGGAGCCGTCGCCCTTTGCTTCCCTACCAAGCGGTGTTTGATCCAATCTTCCAAAATCCCCAACTCCCCGTTGAAGCCCTTGTCCTCTCCGATTAGCTTTACAAGAG ATCTCCCTGGTAGAGCCAGAAGCCAACTCAACACAAGATCGTTGCTGAGTGGAGCAAATCCATCGTCAACTGCAACCTCAGCACCGGCTCAACGGGGGGAGGAAGTTGAAATATTACCAGCGACCAATGATAATCATGGAGGTGTCATTGTTGAAATGAAGGACCCAATGGACTCCAGAACTTTTGTGTTCTCCTTACGAGCATCCTTGGAAATTTGGAGGCAGCAG GGAAAGAAAGGTGTTTGGGTTAAATTGCCAATTGAGCTTTCGAATCTTGTTCAACCTACTGTTGAG GAAGGGTTCCGGTATCACCATGCAGAGCCAAGTTATGTGATGCTTGTATATTGGATCCCTGATACTGAAAATACATTACCAGTGAATGCTACACACCGTGTGGGTGTTGGTGCTTTTGTGATGAATGACAAAAGAGAA GTCTTGGCAGTCCAGGAAAAAAGTGGCAAGTTCCATGGATCAGGCGTATGGAAGTTTCCTACTGGAGTTGTAGAGCCG GGTGAAGATATATCTGCTGGGGCAGTAAGGGAAGTCAAAGAAGAGACAGGA ATCAACACCGAGTTCATTGAAGTACTTGCATTCAG GCAAAGTCACAAATCCTTCTTCAACAAGTCAGATTTGTTCTTCATATGCATGCTGCGACCGCTTTCGTTTGATATCCGGAAGCAAGATTCAGAGATTGAGGCTGCTGAG TGGATACCAATCCAGCAATTTGCTGCACAACCTTTTGCTCAGAAGCATGAACTTTTAAAGTATATTATCAATCTTGGCTTAGCAAAGGCTGAAAAGGGTTATGCTGGGTTTTCTCCCATTTGTATAAAATCAGCTTTCACTAGTAGGCGGAGCTGTCTGTATCTGAACACGAGGGACCTGAACCAACCATCATGA
- the LOC103996241 gene encoding nudix hydrolase 10 isoform X1: protein MLRCRPPVLGLGAVALCFPTKRCLIQSSKIPNSPLKPLSSPISFTRDLPGRARSQLNTRSLLSGANPSSTATSAPAQRGEEVEILPATNDNHGGVIVEMKDPMDSRTFVFSLRASLEIWRQQGKKGVWVKLPIELSNLVQPTVEEGFRYHHAEPSYVMLVYWIPDTENTLPVNATHRVGVGAFVMNDKREVLAVQEKSGKFHGSGVWKFPTGVVEPGEDISAGAVREVKEETGINTEFIEVLAFRQSHKSFFNKSDLFFICMLRPLSFDIRKQDSEIEAAESASFGARAVGSQLQLCRILGSLLGCLWNHRDKSGPQHIIQHSKSPCNRTPNSSEHKWVREKLLCELTPILILHVGLNHKLSFMVSLNSAFGLSHSCFSLLLDQK from the exons ATGCTAAGATGTCGCCCTCCGGTGCTCGGACTTGGAGCCGTCGCCCTTTGCTTCCCTACCAAGCGGTGTTTGATCCAATCTTCCAAAATCCCCAACTCCCCGTTGAAGCCCTTGTCCTCTCCGATTAGCTTTACAAGAG ATCTCCCTGGTAGAGCCAGAAGCCAACTCAACACAAGATCGTTGCTGAGTGGAGCAAATCCATCGTCAACTGCAACCTCAGCACCGGCTCAACGGGGGGAGGAAGTTGAAATATTACCAGCGACCAATGATAATCATGGAGGTGTCATTGTTGAAATGAAGGACCCAATGGACTCCAGAACTTTTGTGTTCTCCTTACGAGCATCCTTGGAAATTTGGAGGCAGCAG GGAAAGAAAGGTGTTTGGGTTAAATTGCCAATTGAGCTTTCGAATCTTGTTCAACCTACTGTTGAG GAAGGGTTCCGGTATCACCATGCAGAGCCAAGTTATGTGATGCTTGTATATTGGATCCCTGATACTGAAAATACATTACCAGTGAATGCTACACACCGTGTGGGTGTTGGTGCTTTTGTGATGAATGACAAAAGAGAA GTCTTGGCAGTCCAGGAAAAAAGTGGCAAGTTCCATGGATCAGGCGTATGGAAGTTTCCTACTGGAGTTGTAGAGCCG GGTGAAGATATATCTGCTGGGGCAGTAAGGGAAGTCAAAGAAGAGACAGGA ATCAACACCGAGTTCATTGAAGTACTTGCATTCAG GCAAAGTCACAAATCCTTCTTCAACAAGTCAGATTTGTTCTTCATATGCATGCTGCGACCGCTTTCGTTTGATATCCGGAAGCAAGATTCAGAGATTGAGGCTGCTGAG TCAGCTTCATTTGGTGCTCGGGctgttggttctcaacttcagctctGTAGAATCCTGGGAAGTCTGCTGG GATGCTTATGGAATCATCGAGATAAATCTGGGCCACAACACATTATCCAGCATTCAAAGAGTCCAT GCAATCGGACTCCAAATAGCAGTGAGCATAAATGGGTGAGGGAGAAACTGTTATGTGAGTTGACTCCAATCCTAATTCTCCATGTTGGACTAAATCACAAATTGAGTTTTATGGTGTCATTGAATAGTGCTTTTGGTTTAAGTCACAGTTGTTTTTCTTTATTATTGGACCAAAAATAA
- the LOC103996240 gene encoding uncharacterized protein LOC103996240 — protein MDLWQRAKGFAEEAAKRSQEISKEAAKRSQELTKGAARFSQEFVSETAKKSKEIASEAAKKADLLRSEALRAAEQIKTLAVDIPIPMPPTLGQGSNAAVVAEPRSDLERFGVTEELREFVKGITISTFRDFPMQDEPETSDVPTVSNVRQDLNEWQARHATLVLSTVKEISNFRYELCPRYMKERKFWRIYFILVDSHVALYEKQYMEELKKKEEQKQIDSVKENPTALPPTLPDAKETILPKSSTSLTAEDLDAFLLGDLGSDDEGLDDGKDGLDDDFDKIGSTSGLDSDNEKI, from the exons ATGGATCTGTGGCAGCGGGCGAAGGGCTTCGCCGAGGAGGCGGCGAAGCGGTCGCAGGAGATCTCCAAGGAGGCGGCGAAGCGGTCGCAGGAGCTCACCAAGGGGGCCGCCAGGTTCTCGCAGGAGTTCGTCTCCGAGACGGCCAAGAAATCCAAGGAGATCGCTTCGGAGGCAGCCAAGAAGGCGGACCTGCTCCGGTCCGAGGCCCTCCGCGCCGCCGAACAGATCAAGACCCTCGCGGTCGACATCCCCATCCCGATGCCGCCCACCCTGGGCCAGGGGTCCAATGCGGCTGTTGTCGCTGAACCCAGGTCGGATCTCGAGAGGTTCGGGGTCACCGAAGAGCTGAGGGAGTTCGTGAAGGGGATCACGATCAGTACTTTCAGGGATTTCCCCATGCAAG ATGAGCCGGAGACATCAGACGTTCCCACTGTGTCGAATGTGAGGCAGGATCTTAATGAATGGCAAGCAAGACATGCTACCCTTGTTCTGTCAACAGTGAAG GAAATATCAAATTTCAGGTATGAACTGTGCCCACGATATAtgaaggaaagaaaattctggcgGATATATTTTATTCTTGTGGATAGTCATGTGGCTCT CTACGAAAAGCAGTACATGGAGGagttgaagaagaaagaagaacaaaAGCAAATTGATAGTGTCAAGGAAAATCCAACAGCTCTCCCACCTACTTTACCAGACGCAAAAGAAACGATACTGCCAAAATCTTCTACCTCACTAACTGCAGAAGATTTGGATGCATTTCTTCTTGGAGATCTTGGAAGTGATGATGAGGGTCTCG ATGATGGCAAAGATGGTTTGGATGATGATTTTGATAAGATTGGGAGCACCTCG GGTTTAGATAGTGATAATGAGAAAATCTAA
- the LOC135588292 gene encoding uncharacterized protein LOC135588292: MLRGRAILSSPFPFLSSLFFSASASSASYSFCKRKPPYHPSLKPPVAKKIPFTCSAHGRTWEDPYRWMSDTGDPDLVDYLGRENAYADSFMTDTFDLRRRLVGEMKSRMPDKVSTPPEHWGPWSYYQYIPEGREYPVLCRRLRHPDGYAKALLAYMRGCHREEILLDWNEIAEQFGYVHIGTCRISLDHKFLAYTLDISGNESFTLQVKDLHSGHVIPNSKVEGVVSLAWAGDSSCLLYTVCDATQRPYRVFSMELGSGLEDHLLFTEKDMSCCVDITSTKDGKFITINSNSRTSSEVYVIDTENMKDGLWLVRERVAGVQYFLEHHYGFFYILTNASLESTSSAAEGYYLARCIAEKSLTAEWQVIVLPGQDISFQDMDIFHGHLVLSIQQKGLPLFCSIDIPMSVNSEQPMELENLNPWFFPVPSCLCSIVAGSNHDFMSSIYRVLISSPVMPDIIVDYDMGKREFTILHQEEVVGLTEKGESDSYGVAFPFNFTITNSKKDESLEDGQQQSWTDLSEAFSCERIEVVSHDGFMVPLTIVCSQKAKHTNQSPGLLHGYGAYGEVLDKSWCSDHISLLSRGWVLAYADVRGGGGEGSLHQSGTRACKMNSIYDFTACGMYLVNEGFVHKNKLAAIGCSAGGLLVAAVINIYQSLFSAVILKVPFLDICNTMLNPCLPLTILDYDEFGDPRNQADFEIIHHYSPYDNITQGCYPSVLVTASFDDSRVGVWEAAKWVAQVREKTCPTCSQSVILKTNMSGGHFGEGGRYIHCEDVAFEYAFLIKAMGMLDDEKQSHVL, translated from the exons ATGCTTAGGGGAAGAGCGATTCTCTCTTCCCCTTTCCCCTTCCtctcttccctcttcttctccgccTCTGCCTCCTCCGCCTCGTATTCTTTTTGCAAAAGAAAACCCCCTTATCATCCTTCTCTAAAACCCCCAGTAGCCAAGAAGATTCCCTTCACTTGCTCCGCCCATGGAAGAACCTGGGAGGACCCCTATCGTTGGATGTCCGACACTGGCGACCCGGATTTGGTGGACTATCTTGGACGGGAGAACGCCTATGCCGATTCCTTCATGACCGACACCTTTGACCTCCGCCGAAGGCTGGTTGGCGAGATGAAGTCCCGGATGCCGGACAAGGTCTCAACTCCGCCAGAGCATTGGGGACCCTG GTCTTACTATCAATATATTCCAGAAGGGAGGGAGTATCCAGTCCTGTGCCGGAGGCTGAGGCATCCTGATGGCTATGCAAAAGCACTTTTGGCTTATATGAGAGGCTGTCACAGGGAGGAAATTTTGCTTGACTGGAATGAAATTGCAGAACAATTTG GTTATGTTCACATAGGAACTTGTCGCATTTCTCTGGATCACAAGTTCCTTGCATACACATTGGACATTTCAGGCAATGAATCTTTTACACTTCAAGTTAAGGATCTTCACTCTGGACATGTCATACCAAATTCAAAAGTGGAGGGAGTTGTTAGCTTGGCATGGGCTGGTGACAGCAGCTGTTTACTGTATACCGTTTGTGATGCAACTCAGCGACCTTATAG GGTATTCTCCATGGAGCTGGGTTCAGGTTTGGAAGATCATCTGCTATTTACAGAAAAAGATATGAGTTGCTGTGTGGATATTACAAGCACAAAAGATGGCAAGTTTATCACTATAAACTCTAACTCAAGGACATCATCCG AGGTTTATGTAATAGACACTGAGAACATGAAAGATGGATTATGGTTAGTTCGAGAACGAGTGGCTGGTGTCCAGTACTTTTTGGAACATCATTATGGTTTCTTCTACATTCTTACTAATGCTTCTTTAGAAAGCACCAGTTCAGCCGCTGAAGGTTATTATTTAGCTAGATGCATAGCAGAAAAGTCACTGACAGCTGAATGGCAG GTTATTGTTCTTCCAGGACAAGATATTTCCTTTCAAGATATGGATATTTTTCACGGACATCTGGTTCTCTCTATTCAGCAGAAGGGGCTTCCTTTATTTTGTTCCATAGATATCCCAATGAGTGTTAATTCTGAG cAACCAATGGAACTTGAGAACCTCAATCCATGGTTTTTCCCGGTGCCTTCATGTCTTTGCAGCATTGTGGCTGGCTCCAACCACGATTTCATGTCTTCCATCTACCGTGTTTTGATATCATCACCAGTG ATGCCTGATATCATAGTTGACTATGATATGGGAAAACGAGAGTTTACCATTCTGCATCAAGAAGAAGTAGTAGGTTTGACTGAAAAGGGTGAATCAGATTCCTATGGTGTGGCTTTTCCATTTAATTTTACAATCACTAACTCGAAGAAAGATGAGTCTTTGGAGGATGGGCAGCAGCAGTCATGGACTGATCTTTCTGAAGCATTTTCCTGTGAGAGGATTGAAGTTGTTTCACATGATGGTTTCATGGTACCGCTAACCATTGTGTGCTCTCAGAAAGCAAAACATACCAATCAATCACCAGGACTCTTGCATGGATATGGAGCTTATGGGGAGGTATTAGACAAAAGCTGGTGCTCTGATCACATTAGCTTGCTCTCACGGGGTTGGGTTCTTGCATATGCTGATGTGAG GGGTGGAGGGGGCGAAGGTTCATTGCATCAGTCTGGAACTCGGGCATGCAAAATGAACTCAATTTATGATTTTACCGCATGTGGCATGTACCTTGTCAATGAGGGCTTTGTTCATAAGAATAAGCTTGCTGCTATTGGTTGCAGTGCAGGAGGTCTTCTTGTTGCTGCAGTTATCAATATCTATCAGAGTTTGTTCTCTGCTGTCATTTTGAAG GTCCCCTTTCTGGATATTTGCAACACAATGTTGAATCCTTGTTTACCTCTGACCATTTTGGACTATGATGAGTTTGGTGATCCTCGAAACCAAGCTGACTTTGAGATAATTCACCATTATTCTCCATATGACAATATAACTCAGGGTTGTTATCCTTCTGTCCTTGTTACAGCATCATTTGATGACTCAAG AGTTGGAGTCTGGGAAGCTGCTAAATGGGTGGCACAAGTGAGGGAGAAGACATGCCCTACCTGTTCGCAGTCAGTGATTCTGAAGACAAATATGAGTGGTGGGCACTTTGGTGAGGGTGGCCGCTACATACATTGTGAAGATGTGGCTTTCGAGTATGCATTTTTGATTAAAGCTATGGGGATGCTTGATGATGAGAAGCAATCTCATGTTCTCTAG
- the LOC135588293 gene encoding DNA replication licensing factor MCM3-like: MDVNEEAMAAHRRAFLDFFDQDVGKGFYMKSIRDMIQSKRRRLIVGVDDIRNYSLDLARRLILSPAEYILPISDALTEVTRNVDPKYLKEGERVLVGFSGQFGSRKVTPRDLMSSFIGSMVCVEGIVTKCSLVRPKVVRSVHYCPTTEQFTTREYRDITSMVGLPTGSVYPTRDENGNLLVTEYGLCEYKDHQTLSMQEMPENSAPGQLPRTVDVIIEDDLVDCCKPGDRVAIVGIYKALPGKSKGSLNGVFRTVLIANNVSLLNKEANAPIYSLEDLKRMKEIAKRNDTFDLLGNSLAPSIYGHLWIKKAVILLMLGGVEKNLENGTHLRGDINMMMVGDPSVAKSQLLRAIMNIAPLAISTTGRGSSGVGLTAAVTSDQETGERRLEAGAMVLADRGVVCIDEFDKMNDQDRVSIHEVMEQQTVTIAKAGIHASLNARCSVVAAANPIYGTYDRSLTPTKNIGLPDSLLSRFDLLFIVLDQMDPEIDRLISEHVSRMHRYCADGRGVGSLDKSSRYTEEDDGDANASAFVKYDRVLHGQEKRRGKRQKHERLTIKFLKKFIHYAKNRIQPKLTDEASDHIATSYAELRDASSNAKSGGGTLPITARTLETMIRLSTAHAKLKLRNEVLKTDVEAALQVLNFAIYHKELTDMEEREQRELEMKQKADHDAGQNIGDLGGRSTTMDEMDVDVHHAADQDNIPTDRIEAFESILGQHVLANHLDQISISEIEQIVNREAVRPYTRHQISLILERMQDSNRIMIRDGIVRII, encoded by the exons ATGGACGTGAACGAGGAGGCGATGGCTGCTCACAGGCGCGCATTCCTGGACTTCTTCGATCAAGAT GTGGGCAAGGGTTTCTACATGAAATCCATAAGGGACATGATCCAGAGTAAGCGCCGCCGCCTCATCGTCGGTGTTGATGACATCCGCAATTACAGTCTTGATCTTGCCCGGAG GTTGATTCTTAGCCCAGCGGAGTATATCCTGCCGATCTCGGACGCTCTGACGGAGGTCACGCGCAACGTGGACCCAAAGTATTTGAAGGAAGGCGAGCGCGTGCTCGTGGGTTTCAGCGGGCAGTTTGGTTCCCGTAAGGTCACGCCTAGGGATCTCATGTCCTCCTTCATCGGCTCCATGGTTTGCGTGGAAGGCATCGTCACGAAAT GCTCCCTCGTAAGGCCAAAAGTTGTTAGAAGTGTTCACTATTGTCCTACAACAGAACAATTTACAACTCGTGAATACAGGGACATTACATCGATGGTGGGCTTGCCCACAGGTTCTGTTTATCCAACCAGG GATGAAAATGGTAACCTATTGGTTACTGAATATGGTCTTTGTGAATACAAGGATCATCAAACTCTATCCATGCAAGAAATGCCTGAAAATTCTGCTCCTGGTCAGCTTCCCAGGACTGTAGATGTCATTATCGAAGACGATCTAGTTGATTGTTGCAAACCTGGTGACCGTGTAGCAATTGTGGGGATATATAAAGCACTTCCTGGGAAAAGCAAAGGCAGCTTGAATGGAGTCTTCAG GACTGTTCTCATAGCCAACAATGTTTCTCTTTTGAACAAAGAAGCAAATGCACCAATATATTCTCTTGAAGATCTGAAAAGAATGAAAGAGATAGCAAAGAGAAATGATACATTTGATTTGCTTGGAAACTCGCTGGCACCATCAATATATGGTCATTTGTGGATTAAAAAGGCAGTCATCTTGCTGATGCTTGGTGGAGTTGAAAAGAATTTGGAAAATGGAACCCATTTAAGAGG AGATATAAACATGATGATGGTTGGTGATCCTTCAGTTGCCAAATCCCAACTGTTAAGAGCTATCATGAACATTGCACCACTAGCTATCTCAACAACTGGTCGAGGTTCATCTGGTGTTGGTTTGACAGCTGCTGTCACTTCTGACCAGGAAACTG GTGAGAGAAGGCTTGAAGCTGGTGCAATGGTTCTCGCTGATCGTGGTGTTGTGTGCATTGATGAGTTTGATAAGATGAATGATCAAGATCGTGTTTCCATACACGAAGTTATGGAACAACAGACTGTGACAATTGCCAAGGCAGGGATTCATGCATCACTAAATGCTAGATGCAGTGTTGTGGCTGCAGCAAACCCTATTTATGGAACT TATGACCGCTCATTGACACCAACAAAGAACATTGGACTCCCAGATTCATTGCTATCTCGTTTTGACTTGCTATTTATTGTCCTTGACCAAATGGATCCTGAAATTGACCGTCTTATTTCAGAACATGTCTCACGAATGCATAGATATTGTGCAGACGGTAGAG GAGTTGGAAGTCTTGATAAATCTTCAAGATACACTGAAGAAGATGATGGTGATGCAAATGCATCCGCCTTTGTCAAGTATGATCGCGTTCTTCATGGCCAAGAAAAGAGAAGGGGTAAAAGGCAAAAACATGAGAGACTCACTATCAAGTTTCTTAAGAAGTTCATCCATTATGCAAAGAACAGGATTCAGCCAAAGCTTACCGATGAG GCATCTGACCATATTGCAACTTCATATGCGGAGCTTAGGGATGCCAGTTCAAATGCAAAG TCTGGAGGAGGTACACTTCCTATAACTGCAAGAACCTTGGAGACTATGATCCGTCTTTCAACAGCTCATGCCAAATTGAAGTTGAGAAATGAG GTTTTGAAAACTGATGTCGAGGCTGCTTTGCAAGTCCTAAATTTTGCTATATATCACAAAGAACTAACTGACATGGAAGAGCGTGAACAACGAGAACTCGAGATGAAACAGAAAGCTGATCATGATGCTGGCCAGAACATTGGTGATCTTGGTGGTAGAAG TACCACTATGGACGAGATGGATGTAGATGTACACCATGCTGCGGATCAGGATAATATACCCACAGACAG AATTGAAGCATTTGAATCCATCTTAGGTCAGCATGTGCTGGCCAATCACTTGGATCAAATTTCCATATCTGAAATCGAACAGATAGTCAACAGGGAAGCAGTGAGGCCTTACACCAGGCATCAGATATCATTGATCTTGGAG AGAATGCAGGATTCCAACAGAATTATGATCAGGGATGGAATTGTTCGAATTATTTAG